The Meiothermus sp. region ATGAACCCCCGCCCCATCCCAAACGTTGATGGCTAACCCCCATTGCTCCAGCACCGGTTTGAGGTGTTCTTGCTTCAGGCGGGGAATCCAACCCCACCTCAACTGACCGATGGCCGGTATCACCGCCAGCAGCAGGTAGGCATACTGGTATGCCCGCTGTACCGTTTGAACGACCTTCACCCCCCGAGGCGCCAGCACCCGTCGAACTTGACCCAGCAGTCCCAACCGCAGCTCATCGCTAAACCCAATCCGGCCCAGAGCCTCCCCCAGGGTCTGACCCCCTCGGTGGAGCTGCTCGGCTATCAGGGCTTTGAGCCCCCCTTTTTCCAGCGCGCTTGCGCTGCCGCATCGGCCTTGGCAGCACTCGGTCGCGGTACTTTGGGGTGAATCTTCCATCGAGCCATCAGCCCATAGAGGCCTTTATAGCTGTACTGCACCCCAAAGCGTTGTTGCACCCACTGCCGCGCTTCTTCGTAGGTGCGAAAGCTTCCTTGGGCACTCTCGGCTCGCAGTTCCAGTTGTTGGTCTTGATCCAACCAGGCTCGACTGACCTTGACCCCCCAGCCCGGTACGCGCTTCAACACCTCCTGCAATCCCCCGGCCCGATACCAAGCCAGCCACCGGTTGAGGGTTTTACGTCCAATCCCCACTTCTTTGGCCGCATCCTGTGCAGCTTTGCCTCGACGTACCAGCCACATCGCCTGCAGCCGTTTACGTCGTTCCAGGTTCCTCTCCCGTCTATACTGTGCCTCCAGCTCCTCTGCGCTTTCAGTCCAATCGATTGGGGCAATCCTACGACCCATTCCCCAATCCTACTATAGGTGTCACCTCGAGGGAGATTTGGTATAAGGTGTTGGCGGCAATGTTGCTAATCACCTGCATCAAGCGCACGTCCCGGTCGAGGTAGGCCCCCGCTCCGTTCCGGGCAGAAATCAGCACCCCCAAAGGGTGCCCCTTGGAGCTAAACAAGGGCATCGCTATTTCTGAGTAGGGTGGGCGGGGCGTCTTGAAGAGCCCAAAGGTTCGCTTATCGAGGTGAGCCTGCTGGCTCCAGACGGGGGCCCGGCTTTCCACTGCAGCCCAGCTCAGGTCCTGTCCCCGGGGCACCGGCAAATCCTTGATCTCCAGGAAAAACCCCGCCGCTGCGTAGCAGCGCATGTGCTCTCCATCGGGTTCGATCAAAAGCAGCGCCGCGTGTTCTGAACTCATCAGACGGATGGTCTCGCGCACCAGCCGCTTGGTAATCTCGCCGGTGCCCTTAAGGCCCCGCAAAGCCCCGCTCAGGGCCTCGATCACCTCAAACTCGTGGATGCGGGCCTCGAGTTCGGCCTGCTGCCGGCGGGCTGCCAGCAAGACCGTGATCTGTAGAGCAAACTGGCGGGCTATTTCCACCGACGCTTCGCTAAAGGCCCGGTCGTGGAAGGCATCCAGGTTGATCTCGGCCACCACCTCGCCCCCCAGCAGGATGGGCATGCAAAGGGTAGAGCGGATGCGGCCCACTAGGTCGCCACTCACCCGGTTCAGTTTTTGGCCAAGCTGCTCGTTGCGCTGGTGCGCGGCATAGATTTGGAGTATGTCGGCCTGGTTGGCAATACGCGGCTGGCCCTGCCGCCAGGCCGCTGGGTTGCCATGCCAGGCCATGACCTCGAGCTCGCTACTGCGCATCCCCAGAATTCCGTCGCCAAAGCCCTGCTGGGCCACAAAAACAAAATCGGAACCCTGGCGCAGACGGATGCTACCGGCCTGGGCCCCCGGCACCACCCGTACCGCCGATTCCAGCAAGCGGGGCCACAGTTCCTCTTCGGAGGGTCTGGCCAGCGCCTCGACCGTGCTCAAAAGGGCAGAATGCGCGGTCTCGATGGGCTTATTCTTTTTTGGACGACGCGCCCAGCCCAAATAAAATCCCAGCATAGGCCCGGTTAGCAGCGCTTGTAACCCCAGACCCGCCAGTAGCTTCCCCTGTCCTTCGGGCGCAAGCAAGAACACCAGGCCGGCATCTACCCCGACCAGACCCGCCAGTGCTGCCGCCAACCCCTGCCCTGGGCTCCGCGCCGCCAGCCGGGGGTAGAACTTCCAGGCCAGCATTGTGCCCAGCAAAAGGGCCAGCCCTTGAAGAACGGCTCTTTTTTCGGCAAAGGCGGCCTGTAGCACCGGCCCACCCAGCCCGGGCAGGCTGTACAAAACCAGGGCCATCAGGCTAATCAGCAGTAGACCCGCCAGGGTTCTTTGCCAGCGTGCTTCCTCGCCCTCGAGGATCGGCACTAAAAGGCCCGCTTGCAGGCTAAACAGGAGGCCCAGATAAACCCCCAGATCGGCTGTACCCAAGGCCGCCATGAAGCCAAGCGCCGCGAGCAGCATACTAAAGGGCGTGGTGCCCCAGCGCTCCCGTCCGGCGTTGGCCAGCACCAGCAAGGCGGTCAAGATGGTTGCGAAGACTACCTCTGCCACATCCCCCTGAGATTAGCTTGAAGATGCACTAAACAAGGGGCATTTGCACCACCTCTGGCCGCAAAGCGTTACAAAGACCGGGCCTAAACCCCCTTCTCCGACCACCTGCAGGAGAATCGGCAACCCAATCCGTCTTGCGGGGCTTGTGGAACCTGTGCTACACTCCCAGGAGTCGAACGAGTACCGCAAAGGAGGTGAGCCCATGATGAAAGCCTGTTTTCTGCCCGTTCCTGGTGTCGCATCGGTGGGTTGCCGCCCTGCGGTTACGTTAATGCCATAAGCGCCAACGTATACCAAGCTGGGGGCAAACCTAAAGCCCCCGGCTTTTTTCTGTCCAAAGGAGGGTGCGATAGTTCGAAATCCGCTTTATCAGGTGGGGCAATTGCCCGCAAGAACACCGCCCGTTGACCCCCAAAGGAGACCCTGCTATGCATATCCGCCCCTTCGACTTTTCCGAGGCCGACTACCAGGCCTATGCCGGCGTGCGCGAGGCCGCCCACCCGGAGGCTCCCCTGGACATCGCGGGGGCGCAGCACCTCGATCGCACCCGTTCCAGCAGCGATGTGATGGCGCGTTTTTTGGTAGAGCAGAGCGGGCAGGTAGTGGGGGTGCTGGAGTATGCCACCCCCTACTACGACCCCAGGCCGGGGGCGCTCGAGGTGCGCTACCACCTACGCCCCGAGGCCCAGGCCCTCGAGGGCGCGTTGTGGGCCTTCCTGCTGGAGCAGCTGACCCCCTACGCACCCCACGAGCTCCTGGCGCAGGTGCGGGAAAACTGGCCGGAGTACCGCTTCTTTTTGGAACAGGGCTTTGCCGAGGTGGAGCGTCGCTGGGAGTCGGTGCTGGATCTAGATCATTTTGACCCGACGCCTTTTGTCAGACCCTTGCCGCCAGGCCTGGTGCTGCGGCCCCTTAGCGAACTGCCCTGGCAAGAAGAGGGTTTCCAGCGGGCTTTGTACCAGCTCGAGATCGAACTGCTGGCCGATGTGCCCAGCGCCGAGCCCATAACCCCCTGGCCCTTCGAGGTCTGGCAGGCGCGCACCTTGAGCGACCCTAACCTGCTGCCCGAGGGCTTTTTTCTGGCCCTACAGGGTGAGCAGCTGGTGGGCGTAACCATGCTCTTCAAGTCCCACCGCCCCCAGACCCTGCGCACCGGCCTCACCGGGGTGCGCCAAAGCCACCGCCGCCAGGGCCTGGCGCTGGCTCTTAAGCTACGGGCTGCCGAGTTTGCCAAGACCTATGGGGTGCGGTATATTCGCACCTCCAACCACCAGACCAACCGCCCCATGCTCGCCATCAACGAGGCCCTAGGGTTTGTGAAAGAACCCGCAGCGGTGTTGTTGCATAAGGAGTTGCAGTCATGAACATTCGCCCGCGCCAAGCCGCCGATTGGCCCCAGATTGCCGAGCTGCGTAACCGCTCCGAACCCGACTGGCCGGTGACGACAGAAAAATTGCAACTCTGGGATGCCCAGCGCGACCCCAAGTATTTTTATGCCGAGTTCGTGGCCGAGTTGGAAGGCCGGGTGGTAGCGGTTGGCAAAATCGAGGAAGATAGCTTCGCCTATGAGCCTGGCAAGTTCTGGATTGGGATGATAGTGCACCCCGATTTCCGACGTCGGGGAATTGGAACAGAGTTATACGGATTTTTGCTGGAACAACTCGCTCCGCATCGGCCCCGAAAACTGGTAGCCAGGGTGGAGGAAGGCCAGGAAGCAGGGCTTCATTTCGTACACAAGCACGGTTTTAGCGAGGAATGGCGACGCTACAACAGCCGTTGGAGCCCAGAAGGGTTCGACTTCGCACCCTATAAGCATTTGGAGCAAACCCTTCATGCAGAAGGTCTAGAAATCAAGAGCCTGGCCGAGCTGGACATAAGTGACGACATCCTGCGCCAGCTTTGGGAACTGGACTGGATTCTGTTTCAGGATGTGCCGATGGGTGTTACCTTTACCAAGCGCACGTTTGAACAGTGGAAAAAGGAGGAGACCGAAACGCCCGACTTTGTACCCGAAGCCGTGCTGATTGCACTAGACCCCCAGCGCAAAGACCCGCTGACGGGCCCGATGGTTGGCTATACCCAGCTTTCGTATGTGGTGGAGGGGGGGTTCTGGGTGATCAACATGACCGGGGTGCTACGCGAGTATCGGGGTAAAAAGGTCGCCCACAACCTCAAGCTGCGCGGTATGAAGCTGGTAGCCCAACGGGGCGGCGAAATCCGCACCACCAATGACCCCCCCAACAAGGTGATGTACGAGATGAATCTGAAGCTGGGCTTCAAGCCTTATCCGAGCTGGCTACGTTTTGCCAAAAAACTCGACTAGTCCCGCACCCCAAAGGCCCGGCTGATTAGGTAATCGATGCACAAAAACAGTACCACTAACATAATCAAAGCCCCCCACCAGGGGGTATTGACCCAGATCAGCACAAAGGTGCGCTCGAGCAGTTTGAAGAGAAGAAAGCCAAACACCACCGTGGTCACGATGGCGGCCAACTTCTGGCGAAGCTTTTGGCTCACCTGTTTAGGCTAGCACATTGGGTAGGGGATGAGGAGAAGAACAAAACCTGCTTGTGGTAAAAGGCCTGATGTTTTTACTGGCTATAAGCCACGCGCTTCCATCCCCTGCCCCCCTCGAGGAGAACCTTATGGCCACCAACCTTGTCATTCGACCCTTTAGCCAACACGACTATCCGGCTATTGCCGAGGTGCTAAACGCCGCCTGGCCCGACGAAGTACACACCGAAGCCGGGCTGCGCGAGGACGACGACCACGCCCCCGAGGTCAAGTGGGGACGCTTTGTGGCCGAGATGGACAAAGAGGTGGTGGCAACCGCCCACTACACCCAGTTCGAGGGGATGTATCACCCGCAAAAGTTTGGAGTTTGGGTGACGGTGAAGCCGGATTTCCGCAGCCGAGGCATTGGGAAGGTGCTGTACCAGGCGGTGCTGGAGGCCCTTAGGCCCCACAATCCCATCTCGATCCTGAGCAGCACCCGCGAAGACCAACCGCACGCCCTGGCCTGGCTACAAAAACTGGGTTTTGCCGAGAAAATGCGCTACTGGGAGTCGCGGCTGGATGTACAAGCCTTCGAGTTTGGCCGCTGGGCGCACAAAATTGAGGCCGTAAAGGCGGCGGGCTTCGACCTCAAAAGCCTGAAGGAGCTGGAAGCCGACCCGGCGCACCGGCAAAAGCTCTACGACCTCTGGCTCGAGGCCCGCCAGGATGTACCGCGCCCCGAGGCCATGAGCGAGGTGCGCTTCGAGGATTACTGCAAGTGGGTGTTCGAGAGCAAGTACTACCTGCCCGAAGGGCACTTCGTGGCCATAGACCCCAGCACCGGTCAGTACGTGGCCCTCTCCACCCTCTGGAAAACCGACGGCGACTACCTCCACACCGGCCTCACCGGCACCCGCCGGGCCTACCGCCGCAAGGGTCTGGCCCTGGCCCTCAAGCTTCTGGGCATCGGTTTCGCAAAGGCTTATGGAGCCAAGGAAATTCGCACCGGCAACGAGGCGGGCAACCGCGCTATGCTCTCCATCAACGAGGCCCTGGGCTTCGTGAAGCAGCCCACCTGGATCGACCTAGTCAAGCTGCTGCAAGAAAGCTGAGGTCGGTGGCATCTGGCCTGGCTCGAGGTTGAAGCCCGGGTTCAAAGCCGATACTGGGCATCGGAGACCTGCTCCAGCCACTCCGTACTCACCCCGTCCACCGCTGCTTGCATAGCCAGGTGAATCATGGCGTGGGTTGCGCTGGCCCCGTGCCAGTGCTTCTCGCCGGGGGCAAAGTAGATGGTGTCGCCCGCCTTCATCTCCCGCACCGGCTCACCCCAGCGCTGGAACCAACCAATCCCGGCTTCCACGTGCAAAACCTGCCCCTTGGGGTGGGTATGCCAGGCCGTGCGGGCCCCCGGGGCAAACATCACCCGCAGCAGGTGCAGGTGCATGGGTGCGGGCGTCACCACCAGCTCGCTCAGATAGACCGTACCGGTGAACCATTCGGGCTTACCCAAGCGGGTAGGGGCCTGGGGCACAAAGGTTTTCCAGGGGTTTTCCATAAAGTGAGACTCCTTGGACTCTAGTCTGGTCATAGCGACCGCAAAACGACTCTCTCCATCGGTTTATACCAGATTCGGTTAGTTCGTCACCGAATGGTGACGAACTAACCCGACCGAAGGGAGTGCTCTAGGATTCAAAAAGATAGCCTCTGGGTTTTTGGTTTTGAAGAGTATCTTTTTGAATCCGGTATTAGACTACCTTGAACGCCTCTTCCGCAGCCGTTTTTCCCCCTCCAGTCACAATTTTTCGACTTTTGATGGGTGCTTACCATCTTCTCGTGCGGCCTCGAGCCCCAGGCTTTCCGCCAAACGCATGCCCTCCTCGGCCATCTGCGCATAGGTACCCTGGCCCAGCACACACAAGCCTACTGCATACAACCCTTCCAGGCGGTTGAGTCGGAAGGTTGCCGCATCCCACTCACCCTCTGCAAAAACCCGGTATGCCACCCGGTAACCAGGGGTTCCGCTCTGCTCGAGCACGCTGGCTTCTTGGGTAGAAAAGGTGAACCCAAGCTGCTCGAGGTGCTCATAGAGGTCGGGATAGGCCACCTCCGAGAGCCGCCCGGCCTCCTCGGCTATGCTGCCTATATAGAGCCTGGGCGAGAGAAAACTCCCCACCGCCAGCACCACCTTGCCCGCCGTTTTGGAGGGCCCTTCCCAGCTTTGAATACCCACCACAGCCGACTCTTCCAGCAGCAGGCGGG contains the following coding sequences:
- a CDS encoding GAF domain-containing protein, with the protein product MAEVVFATILTALLVLANAGRERWGTTPFSMLLAALGFMAALGTADLGVYLGLLFSLQAGLLVPILEGEEARWQRTLAGLLLISLMALVLYSLPGLGGPVLQAAFAEKRAVLQGLALLLGTMLAWKFYPRLAARSPGQGLAAALAGLVGVDAGLVFLLAPEGQGKLLAGLGLQALLTGPMLGFYLGWARRPKKNKPIETAHSALLSTVEALARPSEEELWPRLLESAVRVVPGAQAGSIRLRQGSDFVFVAQQGFGDGILGMRSSELEVMAWHGNPAAWRQGQPRIANQADILQIYAAHQRNEQLGQKLNRVSGDLVGRIRSTLCMPILLGGEVVAEINLDAFHDRAFSEASVEIARQFALQITVLLAARRQQAELEARIHEFEVIEALSGALRGLKGTGEITKRLVRETIRLMSSEHAALLLIEPDGEHMRCYAAAGFFLEIKDLPVPRGQDLSWAAVESRAPVWSQQAHLDKRTFGLFKTPRPPYSEIAMPLFSSKGHPLGVLISARNGAGAYLDRDVRLMQVISNIAANTLYQISLEVTPIVGLGNGS
- a CDS encoding GNAT family N-acetyltransferase: MNIRPRQAADWPQIAELRNRSEPDWPVTTEKLQLWDAQRDPKYFYAEFVAELEGRVVAVGKIEEDSFAYEPGKFWIGMIVHPDFRRRGIGTELYGFLLEQLAPHRPRKLVARVEEGQEAGLHFVHKHGFSEEWRRYNSRWSPEGFDFAPYKHLEQTLHAEGLEIKSLAELDISDDILRQLWELDWILFQDVPMGVTFTKRTFEQWKKEETETPDFVPEAVLIALDPQRKDPLTGPMVGYTQLSYVVEGGFWVINMTGVLREYRGKKVAHNLKLRGMKLVAQRGGEIRTTNDPPNKVMYEMNLKLGFKPYPSWLRFAKKLD
- a CDS encoding GNAT family N-acetyltransferase; translation: MHIRPFDFSEADYQAYAGVREAAHPEAPLDIAGAQHLDRTRSSSDVMARFLVEQSGQVVGVLEYATPYYDPRPGALEVRYHLRPEAQALEGALWAFLLEQLTPYAPHELLAQVRENWPEYRFFLEQGFAEVERRWESVLDLDHFDPTPFVRPLPPGLVLRPLSELPWQEEGFQRALYQLEIELLADVPSAEPITPWPFEVWQARTLSDPNLLPEGFFLALQGEQLVGVTMLFKSHRPQTLRTGLTGVRQSHRRQGLALALKLRAAEFAKTYGVRYIRTSNHQTNRPMLAINEALGFVKEPAAVLLHKELQS
- a CDS encoding GNAT family N-acetyltransferase, with the protein product MATNLVIRPFSQHDYPAIAEVLNAAWPDEVHTEAGLREDDDHAPEVKWGRFVAEMDKEVVATAHYTQFEGMYHPQKFGVWVTVKPDFRSRGIGKVLYQAVLEALRPHNPISILSSTREDQPHALAWLQKLGFAEKMRYWESRLDVQAFEFGRWAHKIEAVKAAGFDLKSLKELEADPAHRQKLYDLWLEARQDVPRPEAMSEVRFEDYCKWVFESKYYLPEGHFVAIDPSTGQYVALSTLWKTDGDYLHTGLTGTRRAYRRKGLALALKLLGIGFAKAYGAKEIRTGNEAGNRAMLSINEALGFVKQPTWIDLVKLLQES
- a CDS encoding FAD-dependent oxidoreductase produces the protein MMRPVDYDVLIVGAGFAGSEAAYALAQKGVRVGLITTSLDSVYLPFTPIQAPFPQGSLLAEVGEEGLKGWALHSRAKYKLENHPHIHLLQLSVTRLLLEESAVVGIQSWEGPSKTAGKVVLAVGSFLSPRLYIGSIAEEAGRLSEVAYPDLYEHLEQLGFTFSTQEASVLEQSGTPGYRVAYRVFAEGEWDAATFRLNRLEGLYAVGLCVLGQGTYAQMAEEGMRLAESLGLEAAREDGKHPSKVEKL
- a CDS encoding winged helix-turn-helix domain-containing protein, which encodes MGRRIAPIDWTESAEELEAQYRRERNLERRKRLQAMWLVRRGKAAQDAAKEVGIGRKTLNRWLAWYRAGGLQEVLKRVPGWGVKVSRAWLDQDQQLELRAESAQGSFRTYEEARQWVQQRFGVQYSYKGLYGLMARWKIHPKVPRPSAAKADAAAQARWKKGGSKP
- a CDS encoding cupin domain-containing protein — translated: MENPWKTFVPQAPTRLGKPEWFTGTVYLSELVVTPAPMHLHLLRVMFAPGARTAWHTHPKGQVLHVEAGIGWFQRWGEPVREMKAGDTIYFAPGEKHWHGASATHAMIHLAMQAAVDGVSTEWLEQVSDAQYRL
- a CDS encoding transposase, whose product is MEDSPQSTATECCQGRCGSASALEKGGLKALIAEQLHRGGQTLGEALGRIGFSDELRLGLLGQVRRVLAPRGVKVVQTVQRAYQYAYLLLAVIPAIGQLRWGWIPRLKQEHLKPVLEQWGLAINVWDGAGVHRGRSLSELAGSRILQPAYSPELNPAERVFEEVRRAIEGKVYPSLEHKRLAAEEFLTQLAADPTRVKRLCFWPWIQEALCVTSS